A section of the Halopiger aswanensis genome encodes:
- a CDS encoding calcium-binding protein: MSEQDTTGDSRRSFMAKGALATGALALGGFGTATVSAQEDQIAVFATDLYPGADFDVIAQLQESTTVEILQLDGETVSEISQPDEWTGHIIRYDIGQESGITTFLFVRGAGLSAGDSGTLGEEASVLSSDLNLMSTSVSSGGGGTDTSDSETSDSDMMTEENETTTENETTVEGGD, from the coding sequence ATGAGCGAACAAGACACGACAGGCGACTCGAGGCGGTCGTTCATGGCGAAGGGTGCCCTCGCGACGGGCGCGTTAGCGCTCGGCGGGTTCGGGACAGCCACGGTCAGCGCACAGGAGGACCAGATAGCGGTCTTCGCGACGGATCTCTATCCTGGTGCGGATTTCGACGTCATCGCCCAGCTACAGGAGAGTACGACCGTCGAGATCCTCCAATTAGACGGGGAAACAGTGTCGGAGATCTCCCAGCCCGACGAGTGGACCGGGCACATCATCCGGTACGACATCGGGCAGGAGTCCGGCATCACGACGTTCCTCTTCGTGCGCGGTGCAGGGCTGAGCGCCGGTGACAGCGGGACGCTCGGCGAGGAAGCGTCGGTGCTGAGCTCGGACCTGAACCTCATGAGTACGTCGGTCTCCAGCGGTGGCGGTGGCACCGACACCAGCGATAGCGAAACCAGCGACAGCGACATGATGACCGAGGAGAACGAGACGACAACCGAGAACGAAACGACGGTCGAGGGAGGTGACTAA